One region of Exiguobacterium acetylicum genomic DNA includes:
- the sdaAA gene encoding L-serine ammonia-lyase, iron-sulfur-dependent, subunit alpha, producing the protein MFKSVKELVAIATERNIPISEVMIEQEMTVRHLERDEVYAMMERNLQVMEEAVARSLDGDGVQSVTGLTGGDAVLLQRYRASGKGLSGDLLLDAVSKAIGTNEVNAAMGKICATPTAGSAGVVPGTLFAVKDRLNPTREQMLRFLFTSGAFGFVVANNASISGAAGGCQAEVGSATAMAAAAIVEMAGGTPDQSAHAFAIALKNMLGLVCDPVAGLVEVPCVKRNAMGGANAVVAADMALAGITSRIPCDEVISAMHEIGQMMPSALRETAKGGLANTPTGRWLEAKIFGELSNESIT; encoded by the coding sequence ATGTTTAAATCCGTAAAAGAACTCGTCGCCATCGCGACGGAACGAAATATTCCGATTTCGGAAGTCATGATCGAGCAAGAGATGACGGTTCGTCATTTAGAGCGAGATGAAGTCTATGCGATGATGGAACGAAACCTACAAGTGATGGAAGAAGCAGTCGCTCGTTCGCTTGATGGTGACGGTGTCCAGTCGGTGACAGGACTAACCGGTGGAGATGCTGTCTTGCTTCAACGGTACCGTGCTTCAGGTAAAGGTTTATCCGGTGATTTATTACTGGACGCCGTTAGTAAAGCAATCGGAACGAATGAAGTCAATGCTGCGATGGGAAAAATTTGTGCGACACCAACGGCAGGGAGTGCCGGCGTCGTGCCAGGTACGTTATTTGCGGTCAAAGATCGCTTAAACCCAACGCGTGAGCAAATGCTACGCTTCTTGTTCACATCCGGTGCGTTCGGCTTCGTCGTCGCGAACAATGCGTCGATTTCCGGAGCAGCTGGTGGCTGTCAGGCAGAAGTTGGTTCAGCAACAGCGATGGCAGCTGCTGCGATCGTTGAGATGGCGGGCGGAACACCGGATCAGTCAGCACATGCTTTTGCGATCGCGTTGAAGAACATGCTCGGACTCGTCTGTGATCCTGTTGCAGGACTCGTCGAAGTACCATGCGTGAAACGCAATGCGATGGGCGGGGCGAATGCTGTTGTCGCTGCCGACATGGCACTCGCAGGAATCACGTCACGGATTCCGTGTGATGAAGTCATCTCAGCCATGCATGAGATTGGTCAGATGATGCCGTCTGCGCTTCGCGAGACAGCAAAAGGTGGACTCGCGAATACGCCGACTGGTCGCTGGCTCGAAGCAAAAATCTTCGGAGAGTTATCGAATGAATCCATCACGTGA
- the sdaAB gene encoding L-serine ammonia-lyase, iron-sulfur-dependent subunit beta — protein sequence MKYRSVFDIIGPVMVGPSSSHTAGAARIGLMAGKLFGETPTVIHITFYGSFADTYRGHGTDVAIIGGVLGYDTFDDRIPQSIDIAKSKGIEIHFETSEALTDHPNTARVHLTNGVEEFELVGISIGGGTIEITELNGVPLRLSGGGPALVVLHHDRFGAIAAVTSILADYEINIGHMEVSRHEKGKQALMAIEIDDRITAEVLEEIDRLPQVERAVMMGE from the coding sequence ATGAAATATCGTAGCGTCTTTGACATCATCGGACCAGTCATGGTTGGTCCATCGAGCTCGCATACAGCAGGGGCTGCACGGATTGGATTGATGGCGGGTAAATTATTCGGGGAAACACCTACTGTCATCCACATCACGTTTTACGGTTCATTCGCGGATACGTATCGTGGACATGGAACGGACGTCGCCATCATCGGCGGTGTTCTCGGATACGATACGTTTGACGACCGAATTCCGCAATCGATCGATATCGCGAAGTCAAAAGGGATCGAGATTCATTTCGAGACGAGCGAAGCATTGACGGATCATCCGAATACGGCTCGTGTCCATTTGACGAATGGAGTAGAAGAGTTTGAATTGGTTGGTATTTCAATTGGTGGGGGAACGATTGAAATCACGGAATTAAATGGTGTACCGCTTCGCTTGTCCGGTGGGGGACCGGCACTCGTCGTCTTGCACCATGACCGCTTTGGTGCGATTGCAGCCGTGACGAGCATTTTGGCTGATTACGAAATCAACATCGGGCACATGGAAGTGTCACGGCATGAAAAAGGAAAACAAGCACTCATGGCAATTGAGATTGATGACCGGATAACGGCAGAAGTGTTGGAAGAAATCGATCGGTTACCTCAAGTCGAGCGTGCCGTCATGATGGGAGAGTGA
- a CDS encoding DAK2 domain-containing protein → MSVDRLTGAQLVKMIQNGAANLYQNADFVDSLNVFPVPDGDTGTNMNLTMTSGAKEAGKSTSDSVSEVANVFARGLLMGARGNSGVILSQLFRGFSKSIEGKTTIDTKEFADALQKGVDTAYKAVMKPVEGTILTVARETAVAAIAQSETTTDFLELMRQLVEASKVSLDGTPELLPVLKEVGVVDSGGQGLVCIYEGFLATLEGKELDKPHAPVMEALVEAEHHKTAQSFMSTEEIHYGYCTEIMVRFQDDKLANAPFSEEDFRNELAEFGDSLLVVADEELLKVHVHVETPGEVITKGQRFGELVAVKIENMRQQHSTILEEEGANQVTPVAAPKAKAKAALVTVAMGEGISELFKSLGVSVVIEGGQTMNPSTEDIVKAIEDAHAEHVYVYPNNSNIIMAAEQAASVANCGVTVVKSKTVPQGLAATIVYNPEATVEENEAHMADAIAAVKSGQVTYAVRDTNIDGVEIKKDDHMAIAEKQIVATDASSLGAVKKLVDTLVTEDDEIITVLYGEGVSAEEVDDLVAYIESVNPDAEVEVHDGKQPLYSYILSVE, encoded by the coding sequence GTGAGTGTAGATCGTTTAACAGGAGCGCAGTTAGTCAAGATGATTCAAAATGGCGCGGCGAATCTCTATCAAAATGCAGATTTCGTCGATTCATTGAACGTCTTCCCTGTGCCAGATGGTGATACGGGAACGAACATGAATTTGACGATGACTTCAGGAGCAAAAGAAGCAGGTAAATCAACTTCGGATTCTGTATCGGAAGTCGCGAACGTCTTCGCACGTGGATTATTGATGGGAGCGCGCGGAAACTCTGGCGTCATCTTAAGTCAATTGTTCCGTGGATTCTCGAAATCAATCGAAGGCAAAACAACGATTGATACGAAGGAATTCGCAGATGCGTTACAAAAAGGTGTCGATACAGCATACAAAGCAGTCATGAAACCGGTTGAAGGAACAATCTTGACGGTTGCCCGTGAAACAGCGGTCGCTGCTATCGCACAATCTGAGACGACGACGGATTTCTTAGAGTTGATGCGTCAACTCGTCGAAGCTTCGAAAGTATCGCTCGACGGAACACCAGAACTTCTTCCGGTATTAAAAGAAGTCGGCGTCGTTGACTCTGGTGGTCAAGGTCTCGTTTGTATCTATGAAGGATTCCTCGCAACACTCGAAGGAAAAGAACTCGACAAACCGCATGCGCCTGTCATGGAAGCACTCGTCGAAGCAGAGCATCATAAAACGGCTCAAAGCTTCATGTCGACAGAAGAAATCCATTACGGTTACTGTACGGAAATCATGGTTCGTTTCCAAGATGACAAGCTTGCGAATGCACCATTTAGCGAAGAAGACTTCCGTAACGAATTAGCGGAATTCGGTGACTCGTTGCTTGTCGTCGCGGATGAAGAACTGTTGAAAGTTCACGTCCACGTTGAAACACCAGGAGAAGTCATCACAAAAGGACAACGTTTCGGTGAACTCGTCGCTGTTAAGATTGAAAACATGCGTCAACAACACTCGACGATCCTTGAAGAAGAAGGTGCGAACCAAGTCACTCCAGTTGCTGCACCGAAGGCAAAAGCGAAAGCAGCCCTCGTGACAGTCGCAATGGGTGAAGGAATCAGCGAACTCTTTAAATCACTCGGTGTCAGTGTCGTTATCGAAGGCGGACAAACGATGAACCCGTCGACGGAAGATATCGTTAAGGCGATTGAGGATGCACATGCTGAACACGTTTACGTCTATCCAAACAACTCGAATATCATCATGGCCGCTGAACAAGCAGCATCTGTTGCGAATTGTGGTGTGACGGTCGTGAAATCAAAAACAGTTCCACAAGGTTTAGCAGCAACAATCGTCTATAATCCAGAAGCGACTGTCGAAGAGAACGAAGCGCATATGGCAGATGCGATTGCAGCCGTTAAGTCGGGACAAGTCACATATGCCGTACGTGATACGAACATCGATGGTGTAGAAATCAAGAAGGACGACCATATGGCGATTGCTGAAAAACAAATCGTCGCTACGGACGCTTCAAGTCTTGGTGCCGTCAAGAAACTCGTCGATACACTCGTCACGGAGGACGACGAAATCATCACGGTTCTTTACGGTGAAGGCGTTTCGGCAGAAGAAGTCGACGACCTCGTCGCGTACATCGAATCGGTTAATCCCGATGCTGAAGTGGAAGTCCACGACGGCAAACAACCACTTTATTCGTACATTTTAAGCGTCGAATAA
- a CDS encoding Asp23/Gls24 family envelope stress response protein produces MAIEMKTTYGKIDVDNDVVAQLAGGAAMECFGVVGMASQSQIKDGLAELLKRENFARGVIVRQASEQVHIDMHIIVSYGTKISEVANNVQSRVKYTLSQALGLDVTSVNIFVQGVRLTNV; encoded by the coding sequence GTGGCGATCGAGATGAAAACGACCTATGGAAAGATTGATGTAGATAATGATGTCGTCGCGCAACTTGCGGGCGGCGCAGCAATGGAATGTTTTGGTGTCGTTGGTATGGCATCCCAGTCTCAAATCAAGGATGGTCTTGCTGAACTCTTAAAACGTGAGAACTTTGCACGCGGTGTCATCGTTCGACAGGCTTCAGAGCAGGTCCATATCGATATGCATATCATCGTAAGCTATGGAACGAAAATCTCAGAGGTGGCGAACAACGTACAGAGTCGCGTGAAATACACGCTCAGTCAGGCACTAGGTCTTGACGTGACATCTGTGAACATCTTTGTCCAAGGAGTCCGCTTGACGAATGTCTAA
- the rpmB gene encoding 50S ribosomal protein L28 — protein MARKCYVTGKSPKSGNNRSHALNKTKRTWGVNVQKVRILVDGKPKKVWVSARALKSGKVERV, from the coding sequence ATGGCACGTAAATGCTACGTTACTGGGAAATCGCCAAAGTCGGGTAACAACCGTTCACACGCATTGAACAAAACAAAACGTACTTGGGGAGTCAACGTACAAAAAGTACGTATCCTCGTCGACGGTAAGCCGAAAAAGGTTTGGGTTTCAGCTCGAGCTCTTAAATCAGGTAAAGTCGAACGCGTATAA
- a CDS encoding amino acid permease, producing MQLKREMTSRHLFMISLGGIIGTGLFLGSGLTISQAGPLGAVLSYIVGGTIMYLTMLCLGELAVYLPVSGSFQTYTTRFIGPGIGFAVGWIYWLGWAVTVALEITAAGSLMDRWFPNVPVVVWCTVFTVLLFGLNAVSAKAFGEAEFWFSSLKVLAILFFIILGGAAWFGWLPMEADRPTSLFANFTASGWFPNGILGVLTTMIAVNFAFQGTELIGVAAGESDTPEKSIPKAIRNTVWRTFIFFVLSITIVGALIPYETAGGVSSPFIMVFDAIGIPYAADLMNIVVLTALLSVGNSGLYAATRMLWAMAQEGMISKKLSYVNARGVPMRALLFTMMFAMLSLLTAFFAEDTVFIWLLSLAGLGAQVGWISISASQLAFRRQFVRNGHDVSELKFKTPLYPVLPLISLTLNVVVLVSLAFQADQRIALYIGVPFFLVMWGSYHLFVKGKHLSAQSDIRVAPSQLEE from the coding sequence ATGCAACTCAAACGAGAGATGACGAGTCGACATCTGTTCATGATTTCACTCGGCGGAATCATCGGAACAGGCTTATTTTTAGGGTCAGGATTAACGATTTCACAAGCAGGACCTCTCGGGGCGGTCCTCAGTTACATCGTGGGTGGGACCATCATGTATCTGACAATGTTATGTCTAGGGGAATTAGCGGTCTATCTGCCGGTCTCGGGGTCATTTCAGACCTATACGACCCGCTTCATCGGACCAGGAATCGGCTTTGCCGTCGGTTGGATTTATTGGCTCGGCTGGGCCGTGACGGTGGCACTCGAAATCACAGCTGCCGGCAGTTTAATGGACCGCTGGTTTCCGAATGTACCCGTTGTCGTCTGGTGTACCGTCTTTACGGTCTTGCTGTTCGGTCTGAATGCCGTCTCCGCCAAAGCATTCGGTGAAGCTGAATTCTGGTTCTCGAGTTTGAAGGTCCTCGCGATCCTGTTCTTCATCATTTTAGGTGGCGCTGCCTGGTTCGGCTGGTTACCGATGGAAGCAGATCGCCCAACATCGTTGTTCGCGAACTTTACGGCAAGCGGTTGGTTTCCAAACGGGATTCTCGGTGTCTTGACGACAATGATTGCCGTCAACTTCGCCTTCCAAGGAACGGAATTGATCGGTGTCGCGGCTGGGGAGTCCGACACGCCAGAAAAATCGATTCCAAAAGCGATTCGCAATACGGTCTGGCGTACGTTCATCTTCTTCGTCTTATCGATTACGATCGTTGGTGCATTAATTCCGTATGAGACGGCTGGTGGAGTCAGCAGCCCATTCATCATGGTCTTTGATGCGATTGGCATCCCGTACGCTGCTGATTTGATGAACATCGTCGTCTTGACGGCGTTGTTGTCCGTCGGAAACTCCGGACTATATGCGGCGACCCGGATGTTATGGGCGATGGCGCAAGAAGGGATGATTTCAAAGAAATTATCTTACGTCAATGCACGTGGTGTGCCGATGCGGGCGTTGCTCTTTACGATGATGTTCGCGATGTTATCGCTTCTGACCGCATTTTTCGCAGAAGATACCGTCTTCATTTGGCTTTTGTCCTTAGCCGGACTTGGCGCTCAAGTCGGCTGGATTTCCATCTCTGCTTCTCAGCTCGCATTTCGTCGTCAGTTCGTCCGAAACGGACACGATGTATCCGAATTAAAATTCAAAACACCACTCTATCCGGTGTTACCACTGATATCGTTGACACTTAACGTCGTCGTCCTCGTCAGTCTTGCGTTTCAAGCGGATCAACGAATCGCGCTATACATCGGTGTTCCTTTCTTCCTTGTCATGTGGGGAAGTTATCATCTCTTCGTCAAAGGAAAACATCTATCCGCTCAAAGCGACATCCGTGTCGCCCCTTCTCAACTCGAAGAATAA
- a CDS encoding thiamine diphosphokinase, whose protein sequence is MRAILVCAGPREEVPDLRMFCQPGDFIVGVDGGVQTIESYGLTCDLTIGDFDSLGYVPEGAIVHPAEKDETDLELALRTVSEKKQFEDTFIIGATGGRLDMTVQNVYLLKRYPEARLVTKREEVRYLAEGTYAVEAGSYHYLSFIPLVPSTLSLSGVKYPLDAHPVPVGGSLTVSNEWCASEAKVELHQGELLMMRTLKE, encoded by the coding sequence ATGCGGGCGATTCTCGTTTGTGCCGGTCCGCGAGAAGAAGTGCCGGATTTACGGATGTTTTGTCAGCCGGGTGATTTCATCGTCGGTGTCGATGGTGGTGTTCAGACGATTGAATCGTATGGGCTGACATGCGACCTGACGATCGGTGATTTTGATTCGCTTGGTTATGTACCAGAAGGGGCAATCGTTCATCCGGCTGAGAAAGATGAAACGGATCTCGAACTGGCACTTCGTACAGTCTCAGAGAAGAAACAGTTTGAGGATACCTTCATCATCGGGGCGACAGGTGGGCGGCTCGACATGACCGTCCAAAATGTATATCTATTGAAGCGATATCCAGAGGCACGACTCGTGACGAAACGAGAAGAGGTACGATACTTGGCTGAGGGAACGTATGCAGTCGAAGCAGGGAGCTATCATTATCTTTCGTTCATTCCACTCGTACCGTCGACTTTAAGCTTATCCGGAGTCAAATATCCACTTGATGCACATCCCGTACCCGTCGGAGGTTCCTTGACCGTCAGTAATGAATGGTGTGCGTCAGAAGCGAAGGTGGAGCTCCATCAAGGAGAACTATTGATGATGCGGACGCTTAAGGAATAG
- the thiT gene encoding energy-coupled thiamine transporter ThiT, with translation MKRLQMMMEIAIFASLGVVFDLLIPFKMPQGGSISLAMLPIFVMAFRHGVVGGVVTGALVGTIQLMFAPQVLTIVQPMLDYTIAYGVVGLSGLFARQVRLAARNGQKKSLMAFVLLATLLGAGLRYICHVISGIVFFAKYAKGPVVEYSFVYNATYMVPSYILCGIVAGILFTTAPRLLRYSARGV, from the coding sequence ATGAAACGGTTACAAATGATGATGGAAATTGCCATCTTCGCCAGTCTCGGAGTCGTCTTTGATTTACTGATTCCATTCAAAATGCCACAAGGTGGTTCGATTAGCTTAGCGATGCTACCGATCTTCGTCATGGCATTTCGCCACGGTGTCGTCGGAGGGGTCGTCACGGGAGCGCTTGTCGGTACGATTCAATTGATGTTCGCTCCACAAGTCTTGACGATCGTTCAACCGATGCTTGACTATACGATTGCGTATGGTGTCGTCGGATTAAGTGGTCTGTTCGCGCGTCAAGTCAGACTAGCCGCGCGCAATGGACAAAAGAAAAGCTTGATGGCGTTCGTTCTCCTTGCGACGTTATTAGGCGCAGGACTCCGTTATATCTGTCATGTCATCAGTGGCATCGTCTTTTTTGCCAAGTATGCAAAAGGTCCAGTCGTGGAATACTCTTTCGTCTATAACGCAACGTATATGGTTCCCTCGTACATCTTATGTGGAATCGTAGCAGGAATTCTATTTACGACTGCGCCACGCTTACTCCGTTATTCGGCACGAGGCGTCTGA
- the rpe gene encoding ribulose-phosphate 3-epimerase — translation MIKIAPSILSADFANLERDVKAVEAAGADYIHFDVMDGQFVPNISFGLPVLSSLRQKTDMILDVHLMIDQPERFVEDFVKAGADIVTFHVEATNHVHRVLQQIKAAGAKAGVVLNPHTPLSTIEHVLEDVDMVLLMTVNPGFGGQAFIERVMPKLAALAQMKADRGLTFEIEIDGGVNPETAKLCIDNGANVLVAGSAIYNAPDYAEAITSIRQGAAV, via the coding sequence ATGATTAAAATTGCACCATCTATCTTATCAGCAGATTTTGCGAATCTCGAACGTGATGTCAAAGCAGTCGAAGCGGCAGGCGCGGACTATATCCATTTTGATGTCATGGATGGTCAGTTCGTACCGAACATCTCGTTTGGACTACCTGTGCTTAGCAGTTTACGTCAAAAGACGGATATGATTCTCGATGTCCATTTGATGATCGACCAGCCAGAACGTTTCGTTGAAGATTTCGTCAAGGCAGGGGCAGACATCGTGACGTTCCACGTCGAAGCGACGAATCATGTCCATCGTGTCTTACAACAAATCAAAGCAGCGGGCGCAAAGGCAGGAGTCGTCTTGAATCCGCACACGCCATTATCAACGATTGAACACGTCCTTGAGGATGTCGACATGGTCTTATTGATGACGGTCAATCCGGGCTTCGGTGGACAAGCCTTCATCGAGCGTGTCATGCCGAAACTCGCAGCACTCGCGCAAATGAAAGCAGATCGTGGTCTGACATTTGAAATCGAGATTGACGGTGGTGTCAATCCGGAAACGGCAAAACTTTGCATCGATAACGGTGCGAACGTTCTCGTCGCAGGATCAGCAATCTATAATGCACCAGATTATGCGGAAGCGATCACTAGCATTCGTCAAGGGGCTGCCGTATAA
- the rsgA gene encoding ribosome small subunit-dependent GTPase A, translating into MTEQRIEENREGTIIRLQGGFYDVMTPEGEVRSRARGNFRKRGISPVVGDEVVLHIESETGYILEVKERDNFLVRPPVANIDQALLVVSAAEPDFSAHLLDRFLVLIEAKEIQPVILLTKMDLLDDVKGPAVREAIAAYRKIGYTVIETSSETLSGVEQVRPLLAGKTSVLAGQSGVGKSSLLNALEPSLDLETSAISKSLGRGRHTTRHVTLMPLAEGLIADTPGFSNLDFPYEMEIEDVRWSFPEFVAVQDECKYRGCLHLNEPGCAVKEAVEAQEIMSSRYENYGMFIDEIKNRARRY; encoded by the coding sequence ATGACGGAACAACGCATCGAAGAGAATCGAGAAGGAACGATCATACGCCTGCAGGGTGGCTTTTATGATGTCATGACACCAGAAGGAGAGGTCCGTTCACGGGCAAGAGGGAATTTCCGAAAACGCGGCATCAGTCCAGTCGTCGGAGACGAGGTCGTTCTTCATATCGAAAGTGAGACAGGATATATTCTCGAAGTGAAGGAGCGGGACAACTTTTTAGTACGCCCGCCTGTCGCGAATATCGACCAGGCATTGCTCGTCGTTTCGGCGGCAGAACCTGATTTTTCAGCGCACTTGCTCGACCGATTTCTCGTTTTGATCGAAGCGAAGGAAATTCAACCCGTCATCCTGTTGACGAAAATGGACTTGCTGGACGATGTTAAAGGACCGGCTGTCCGAGAGGCAATTGCCGCTTACCGGAAGATTGGCTATACGGTCATCGAGACATCAAGTGAGACGTTGTCGGGTGTTGAGCAAGTCCGTCCGTTGCTTGCTGGAAAAACGAGCGTTCTCGCGGGACAATCCGGTGTCGGGAAAAGTTCATTGCTCAATGCACTGGAGCCCTCGCTTGATTTAGAAACAAGTGCCATCTCGAAATCACTCGGACGCGGACGCCATACGACGCGTCACGTCACATTGATGCCGCTTGCCGAAGGATTGATTGCCGATACACCGGGTTTCTCGAACCTTGATTTTCCGTATGAAATGGAAATCGAGGATGTACGATGGAGTTTTCCTGAATTCGTGGCTGTACAAGATGAGTGCAAATACCGAGGTTGCTTGCATTTAAATGAACCCGGTTGTGCCGTCAAGGAAGCCGTCGAAGCCCAAGAAATCATGTCCTCTCGTTATGAGAACTATGGTATGTTTATAGACGAAATCAAGAATCGAGCCCGGAGGTATTAA